The genomic DNA CGATCCTGGAACGTGGGTCGTAGATTCTGAGGCTGACTGATAGGCGCCAATCGAGTTTTCGGCGCCGGAATGTCAGCGAGTCCTGACATTTCCGAATTGGTTTGATAGATCGGCCCGGACGGGTCGGTTTGCAACGCTTCCTGCAATTGCTGGGCGGTTTGCATCCCAACGAGGCGGGTGACTTCTTTTCCACCCGAGATGACAACGAACGTTGGTGTTTTGCGAATGCCGTAGCGACTTGCAACTGCCAATTCCGATTCGACGTTCACGTGTCGAACGGGCACACCCACCCGCTCTAGCCCAGCCAGAACCGGCTTCATTGCTTGGCAGGGCGGACAACGGTCAGAGGTGAAATTGATGAGGATAGCACCGGTTGCCCAGGCAGCCGATGATTGCGTCACGACAACCAGCATCCATGCCAGCGATGTCAGCAAAACCTTACGCGATAACATTCCCACGCACGTCCCTCCTTGGACCGTGTGAAGTCAAAAACATCCCGAGCGAGCATCCTGCACGCTCATGTTTCGCCGACTCGCAATCCTTACGGGTTCGGCGTCGCCATAGTGCCGCTTAGGGTCCTTCGCGGGCAAGTGCAATGAACCAACTAGAAGTGAAACTTTAGTTTTTTTTGTGTTTCACGACCATAATTCGCCACTTTTTATCGCAGCAAAGCGTGCAATCTTGGATCAAGCAAAGATTCGGCGACAAGCTTGGCACCGGAAAAATTTTGACCGCGAGTGTGCTCGCTAGGAACCGCCACCGCATAAGTTCCCGCCGCTACCGCTGCGGCGCATCCATTACCGCTATCTTCGAGCACGAGCATGGAAGCCGGTTCAACGCCCAACCGCGCAGCCGCAGTCAGGTACATCTCAGGATGCGGCTTGCCGTTTTGGACATCATCCCCCGTCAGCATGAAGGCAAGATTTTTGCGCCATGAGATGGACTTAAAAATCACGTCGACAAACTTTCGTTGACTGCTGGTCGCCAGCCCGAATGGAATTTCAGATTGGATCAGCATTTCAATCCATTCTTCAAGACCTGGCATTGGATCAACACCTTGCAAGATTCGCTCGCCATACAATTCATTCGATTCGACGAGCAGCGATTCGGCTGTTTCACCCAGCCCGTGATGGTCGACCATTTGCTGCAAAGCCTGGGTCCCCACTCGTCCCATCATTTTCTGTTGAAGTTCGTGCGAAAACCGAAAACCTCGTCGCTGCAACACGGTGTCACCTACGTCCCAATAAAGTTTTTCGGTATCAAACAACAGCCCATCCATATCGAGAGCAATGCCTGAGATCTTAGGATGGGTATCATCGCTTTGCATGGATATCGTTTCAAAGAAAAGGTCGAGACGGATCAAGTCGCTAGGTGAAGTCTTGGCCAAACAGCTCAGCCGGTCACTTGAAGTGTAGCGAACACGCTCGCGGCGCCTCTACGCCCTCCCGGACACGATCAGCGAGTACAATCTCACGCTCCCTCGCCCACCTGACTTCCCACCTCAAACTTTTTTCTCACCGAGATGTTTTCTATGCCTCGCATTTTGAAATCCTGTCTGCTCTTCTTGGCCGCTCTTTCGACGACCGCAATCGGCCAACAAGCACCTTACGATATCTTTCCCGATGCGAAACCGCCTTACTACCGCGTGCGCTATGAAGCGTCCAATCAGGAAGGTGAACTTTCGTTTCCCGTGAACTACACCATTTGGGTTCCGCCAAACGTCAGTTCCATTCGCGGTGTCATTGTTCACCAGCACGGCTGTGGTGAAGGTTCATGCAAATCAGGATTAACAGCCGCCTTCGACTTGCATTGGCAGGCGTTGGCCAAGAAGCATGATTGCGCATTGCTGGG from Rubripirellula amarantea includes the following:
- a CDS encoding HAD family hydrolase translates to MQSDDTHPKISGIALDMDGLLFDTEKLYWDVGDTVLQRRGFRFSHELQQKMMGRVGTQALQQMVDHHGLGETAESLLVESNELYGERILQGVDPMPGLEEWIEMLIQSEIPFGLATSSQRKFVDVIFKSISWRKNLAFMLTGDDVQNGKPHPEMYLTAAARLGVEPASMLVLEDSGNGCAAAVAAGTYAVAVPSEHTRGQNFSGAKLVAESLLDPRLHALLR